The following proteins come from a genomic window of Clostridia bacterium:
- a CDS encoding AMP-binding protein: MENISEVFWSFIRNNTDNIFAIEACIGKENLTQERKLTYKDIINKCVLIREKIGTAKFDKRIGIFIDNRIEFVAAFISGIFNGFTIVGIDPKACDEEIERIIEENNIKILFTVKDNDWRFKKRTEHIINIDELSNCINNKDCFDIVESKLDDTMVISYTSGTSGEFPKGVELTFKNISFVSEQYRKIYSLNNNSKIITVLPLWHNYAMFACLTSAMISGAKLLIINGWNIELFRKINEIYKPEIFPGSPYMYIDIIKQDFGQIDISSLRICDSGGDSLPIECIKKFEEKTNSIITEGYGLTETSSLTHFNFSAKERKLGSLGRVVENVECKIKNLQENDVKVGEWGILWVKGPMVFKGYVNNNLTKSVLKDGWFNTNDVVKVDENGYYYIAGRLSDIQTLDNMQTSLRDVENILYNFEGIKRVFVKKERSNEAKFDYFDLYVVLKENVEQTKLYDYIKQNLKNVVINEVKFVDELPVTGTGKVKRNKI, translated from the coding sequence ATGGAAAATATCTCTGAGGTTTTTTGGAGTTTTATTAGAAATAATACAGATAATATATTTGCAATTGAAGCATGTATAGGAAAAGAAAACCTAACTCAAGAAAGAAAATTGACTTATAAAGATATCATAAATAAATGCGTTTTGATAAGAGAAAAGATTGGAACAGCAAAATTTGACAAACGTATTGGAATATTTATCGATAACAGAATTGAGTTTGTAGCTGCATTTATATCAGGAATCTTTAATGGCTTTACTATAGTTGGGATAGATCCAAAAGCGTGTGACGAGGAAATAGAAAGAATAATTGAAGAAAATAATATAAAAATTCTATTCACTGTAAAAGATAATGATTGGAGATTCAAAAAAAGAACTGAGCATATAATTAATATAGATGAATTAAGCAATTGCATAAATAATAAAGACTGTTTTGATATTGTTGAAAGCAAGCTTGATGATACTATGGTAATCTCTTATACCAGTGGAACAAGCGGAGAATTTCCGAAGGGAGTAGAATTAACATTCAAGAACATTTCTTTTGTATCGGAACAATACAGAAAAATTTACAGTCTTAACAATAATTCAAAGATTATTACCGTTTTGCCTTTATGGCATAATTATGCTATGTTTGCCTGTTTGACAAGTGCAATGATATCTGGGGCGAAACTATTAATAATCAATGGTTGGAATATTGAATTATTTAGAAAAATAAATGAAATATATAAACCTGAAATTTTTCCTGGTTCCCCTTATATGTATATTGACATCATTAAACAGGATTTTGGTCAGATCGATATATCATCATTGAGGATTTGTGACTCAGGTGGTGATTCATTACCTATTGAGTGTATAAAAAAATTCGAAGAAAAAACAAATTCTATAATTACAGAAGGCTATGGTTTAACAGAGACTTCTTCCCTAACGCACTTCAATTTTTCTGCTAAAGAAAGGAAGTTGGGTAGTTTAGGTAGAGTAGTTGAAAACGTTGAATGCAAAATCAAAAATTTGCAAGAAAATGACGTTAAGGTTGGAGAATGGGGAATCCTTTGGGTTAAGGGCCCTATGGTTTTCAAAGGTTATGTAAATAATAATTTAACTAAAAGTGTTTTAAAAGATGGCTGGTTTAATACCAACGATGTCGTGAAAGTTGATGAAAATGGTTATTATTATATAGCTGGAAGATTATCAGATATACAGACTCTCGATAATATGCAAACGTCTTTAAGAGATGTTGAAAATATATTGTATAATTTTGAAGGTATTAAAAGAGTATTTGTAAAAAAAGAAAGGAGCAATGAAGCTAAATTTGATTACTTTGACTTATATGTGGTTTTGAAGGAAAATGTTGAGCAAACAAAACTATATGACTATATAAAGCAAAACCTTAAAAATGTTGTTATCAATGAAGTGAAATTTGTTGACGAATTGCCTGTTACAGGAACCGGAAAGGTAAAAAGAAATAAAATCTAA
- the asnB gene encoding asparagine synthase (glutamine-hydrolyzing), with translation MCGLVGKIKFNGNHVEKSEIEKMLELIIHRGPDAGDIWTEKNIGLGHRLLKIQDLSENSIQPYINEDFVMSYNGEIYNFADIKSELILKGKTFKSDGDTEVLIKAFSSWGIEKTLKKIEGCFAIALFNKKARKMYLIRDRFGIKPLHFYKDEECIVFASEIKSILANSNIRKDYNYETVMISLASKLWMDPELTFFKDIYTIEPGTYLEINNDSVVKKYYYELSYDNGINDENVAVNQFANIFEDSVRKKLISKVPIAAFLSGGIDSSLLCKVANDNLQEPLNTYTIHYNNDNDLDLNHALELVNKEKFKQHNILIANEHYMLKQIDEVIYHIEEILIDKVYISVYFNYKAAKNDGFTVVLNGQGSDEVWLGYIFNWGIFKFINQNDNIDTLLKEYFIPNMIFGNKLKPDIKHNIEKTLRDYLNRNLVKYQKDKDEDDKLNNYSIMAIRTILHNLLLQEDKLAMAHSVESRVPFVDSHKLVELSMSISGNIKIKDGREKYIPRTYGKSFLPQSIVDRKKYAFPEPPSVYNHQIKEICMDNWKQISGGRMAKEIILPEYLNSINNFSDVELWWLLVYWRFEKVFVMEG, from the coding sequence TTGTGTGGGTTAGTGGGTAAAATAAAATTTAACGGTAATCATGTAGAAAAATCAGAAATAGAAAAAATGCTGGAATTGATTATACATAGAGGACCAGACGCAGGTGATATTTGGACTGAAAAAAATATTGGGCTTGGACATAGACTATTAAAAATTCAGGATTTATCAGAGAATTCAATTCAGCCATATATCAATGAAGATTTTGTTATGTCATATAATGGTGAAATATATAATTTTGCAGACATTAAAAGTGAATTGATATTAAAAGGAAAAACTTTTAAAAGTGATGGGGACACAGAAGTATTGATTAAAGCCTTTTCATCTTGGGGTATAGAAAAAACTCTAAAAAAGATAGAAGGATGTTTTGCTATAGCTTTGTTTAATAAAAAAGCAAGAAAAATGTATCTGATAAGAGATAGATTTGGAATTAAACCTTTACATTTCTATAAAGATGAGGAATGCATAGTTTTTGCTTCAGAAATAAAAAGTATTTTAGCAAATAGTAACATAAGAAAAGATTATAACTACGAAACTGTAATGATTTCATTAGCATCAAAATTATGGATGGATCCTGAACTTACATTTTTTAAAGATATATATACTATAGAACCTGGAACCTATTTAGAAATAAATAATGATAGTGTAGTTAAAAAATATTACTATGAATTAAGCTATGATAATGGTATTAATGACGAAAATGTTGCAGTTAATCAATTTGCAAATATATTTGAAGACTCTGTAAGGAAAAAGCTTATATCAAAAGTTCCTATCGCTGCTTTTTTATCTGGAGGAATAGATAGCAGTCTGCTATGCAAAGTTGCAAATGATAATTTACAAGAACCGCTTAATACCTATACCATTCATTATAACAACGATAATGATCTGGATTTGAACCACGCATTAGAGCTAGTAAATAAAGAAAAGTTTAAACAGCATAACATTTTAATAGCAAATGAACATTATATGTTAAAACAAATTGACGAAGTAATTTATCATATTGAAGAGATTCTAATTGATAAAGTTTATATATCGGTTTATTTTAACTACAAGGCTGCTAAAAATGATGGATTTACAGTCGTGCTTAACGGTCAGGGTTCTGATGAAGTTTGGCTTGGCTATATTTTTAATTGGGGTATTTTTAAATTTATAAATCAAAACGATAATATCGATACCTTATTAAAAGAATATTTCATACCCAATATGATTTTCGGAAACAAATTGAAGCCAGATATTAAACATAATATTGAAAAAACTCTAAGGGATTATTTAAATAGAAATTTAGTAAAGTATCAAAAAGATAAAGATGAAGACGATAAACTGAACAATTATTCGATCATGGCAATTAGAACTATTTTGCATAATTTGCTATTACAAGAGGACAAGCTTGCCATGGCACATAGTGTTGAAAGTAGGGTCCCTTTCGTTGATAGCCATAAGCTTGTTGAATTATCGATGAGTATTTCAGGGAATATCAAGATAAAAGATGGTAGAGAAAAATATATTCCTAGAACATACGGGAAGTCATTTTTGCCACAAAGCATAGTAGACAGAAAAAAGTATGCGTTTCCCGAACCTCCTAGCGTATATAATCATCAAATTAAAGAAATTTGTATGGATAATTGGAAGCAGATATCGGGCGGTAGAATGGCAAAAGAAATAATTTTACCTGAATATTTAAATAGTATAAATAATTTTAGTGATGTTGAATTATGGTGGCTGCTTGTATATTGGAGATTTGAAAAAGTATTTGTTATGGAGGGATAG
- a CDS encoding SDR family oxidoreductase, with protein sequence MNVLLTGATGKLGQNIANRLLPNNDLILLVRDIDKASKIYGNQVGVSIYECDLNYYDSICSSCKKLLSDFCKVDIIINNAALDIDQPMLDTIKEEFENIMKVNLFAPYYICKNILPNMIKNRFGKIINISSDLSMRTVKNAAEYSITKAGLDALTRSIAVEYGSFGITANSVNISGMKGYTTKVNESCTFSPNEEDYDDWKYPAERIPLNRRGTFSEYVDVIEFLCSNKSNYINGINMPVDGGMIVKF encoded by the coding sequence ATGAATGTTTTATTAACAGGAGCAACAGGCAAGCTTGGACAAAATATAGCAAACAGGTTGTTACCAAATAATGATCTGATACTTTTAGTCAGAGATATAGACAAAGCAAGTAAAATATATGGGAATCAAGTCGGTGTCAGTATATATGAATGTGATTTGAATTACTACGACAGCATTTGTTCTTCATGTAAAAAGCTATTAAGTGATTTTTGCAAAGTTGATATTATAATTAACAATGCTGCTTTGGATATAGATCAGCCAATGCTTGATACAATAAAGGAAGAATTTGAAAATATTATGAAGGTGAACTTATTTGCCCCTTATTATATTTGTAAAAATATTCTCCCCAATATGATAAAAAACAGATTTGGGAAGATAATTAATATTTCTTCTGATTTAAGCATGCGAACTGTAAAAAATGCTGCTGAATACTCTATCACAAAAGCTGGATTGGATGCTTTGACCAGATCAATTGCAGTTGAGTATGGGTCTTTTGGAATTACAGCTAACTCAGTAAATATAAGCGGTATGAAAGGATATACAACAAAAGTAAATGAATCATGTACTTTTAGTCCAAATGAAGAAGATTATGATGATTGGAAATATCCGGCAGAAAGAATACCATTGAACAGGAGAGGAACATTTAGCGAATACGTTGATGTAATTGAATTTTTATGTTCCAATAAATCAAATTATATAAATGGAATAAACATGCCAGTAGATGGCGGTATGATTGTAAAGTTTTAG
- a CDS encoding phosphoribosyltransferase, with protein sequence MGEIEINNTLLNKFTEFQLNLTIRNKMIINKYLKKLNKRFRKKLSEIYDLYEINTGAIFLKDEELITLRNKCGNHPIFKIYDCDCLSYNRKYTCNLEDKLILRGPINYYFGLCFLGDLDVSIEDIKNTIENVIEFFQDIDKKLYALDFEEDNVLSLKLILSLYDSIRNCLDINLFFLLSVSQNKEAIYIYKNHKNICEIDSYKLLKEVLSEVYSLLFRNEKIRIYKVCSIISSFLKVQKDFSKYIDENMKSLLNEDLYLYFRKYRESDNIIENLICIDYSVKEIITEYGKEKINKNEVFALGLNYGSIELAIMTEIILDEYGIKVISGNIMKKFRDVMIKPKKATNWVETIKGGESALCILIDENILTGNTVQYATDYLKERGFKDIYKIIIQYPKLSRIKNIVNECKCENVVDRFKNKTFGFNFAAPYSKFCEYREDFIFPYMDKLGTFDLRKHFIYKNLYRNGIYISGSAIDRLSTHFKDFFV encoded by the coding sequence ATGGGAGAAATTGAGATAAATAATACTTTACTGAATAAATTTACAGAATTTCAATTAAATTTAACCATTAGGAATAAGATGATAATTAATAAATATTTAAAAAAGCTAAACAAACGCTTCCGTAAGAAGTTAAGTGAAATTTATGATTTATATGAAATTAATACCGGTGCAATTTTTTTAAAAGATGAAGAGCTGATTACCTTGAGAAATAAATGCGGTAACCATCCAATATTCAAGATTTATGATTGTGATTGTCTATCCTATAACAGAAAATACACCTGTAATTTAGAGGACAAGTTAATATTAAGAGGGCCTATCAATTATTATTTTGGTTTATGTTTTCTGGGAGATTTAGACGTTTCAATAGAAGATATTAAGAATACAATTGAAAATGTTATTGAGTTTTTTCAAGATATAGATAAGAAATTGTATGCTTTGGATTTTGAAGAAGATAATGTTTTAAGCCTTAAATTGATATTATCTTTATATGACAGCATTAGAAATTGTCTTGATATTAATTTGTTTTTCCTATTATCCGTATCTCAAAACAAAGAAGCAATATATATTTATAAGAATCATAAAAACATATGTGAAATAGATTCTTATAAACTATTGAAAGAAGTTCTTTCGGAAGTATATTCTTTGCTATTTAGAAATGAAAAAATAAGAATTTATAAAGTATGTTCAATAATCAGTTCATTTTTAAAAGTTCAAAAAGACTTTTCTAAATATATAGATGAAAATATGAAAAGTCTTTTGAATGAAGATTTATATTTGTATTTCAGAAAATATCGTGAATCAGATAATATTATAGAGAATTTAATTTGTATTGACTACAGTGTTAAAGAGATTATTACTGAGTATGGAAAAGAAAAGATTAATAAGAATGAAGTTTTTGCTCTAGGTTTAAATTACGGCTCGATTGAACTTGCAATTATGACAGAAATTATACTTGATGAGTATGGTATTAAAGTAATCAGCGGAAATATCATGAAAAAATTCAGAGATGTGATGATCAAACCTAAAAAAGCTACAAATTGGGTTGAAACCATTAAGGGAGGAGAGAGCGCTTTATGTATTTTAATAGATGAAAATATTTTAACAGGAAATACTGTGCAATACGCAACAGACTACCTGAAAGAAAGAGGCTTCAAAGATATATATAAAATAATTATACAATATCCAAAACTATCAAGAATTAAAAATATCGTTAATGAATGTAAATGTGAAAATGTTGTTGATCGGTTTAAAAATAAAACTTTCGGGTTTAACTTTGCTGCTCCCTATTCTAAGTTTTGTGAATATAGAGAAGATTTTATTTTCCCCTATATGGATAAATTAGGGACATTTGATCTGAGAAAGCATTTTATTTATAAAAATCTCTATAGAAATGGAATTTACATAAGTGGATCTGCTATTGACAGGCTCTCGACACATTTTAAGGATTTTTTTGTTTAG
- a CDS encoding acyl--CoA ligase — translation MNLFDLIMKKNEKQLSNHAVVCNGKCFTYYELDEYVKSISELLKNCGIRKGCKVALIVSKPLDFIVLFLSMILCDGIIVPIYENTGIKKTLELIEKFHIEYLITSDTNFIKYSEYEGIMELVVNENGYRVLYTKSTIEYEELYNVILILLTSGTTNIPKGVMLTADNITSNIESISKYLNLKPNERVLLIKNLCHASSIVGEFLVALFNGCCLVLTVQLPLASNILKTIEQEKISIFFAVPTILKQMMEYKKINDYDFTNLRIINFYGSKMPYQDILKLIQIFKNTNLIYSYGLTEASPRVTYIEREDLLNKLASSGRPIDNVKVKIFDSDGKEIESYEKGEIIVEGPNVMLGYYQNDLLTKNTIRNGLLHTGDLGYLDEDGYLYVTGRIDNMIIISGKNIQPEEIEGVLSTFPDILEALVTENEESQLIAYIVTKDNKKLEIIDVLKYCKERLEDYKIPKEIIIIEKFEKTVSGKVKRVKYISK, via the coding sequence ATGAATTTATTTGATTTAATAATGAAAAAAAATGAAAAACAATTATCAAATCATGCAGTTGTCTGCAATGGTAAATGTTTTACATATTACGAACTTGATGAATATGTAAAAAGTATATCAGAATTACTAAAAAATTGTGGTATAAGAAAAGGATGCAAAGTTGCATTGATAGTCAGTAAGCCACTTGATTTCATTGTTTTGTTTTTAAGCATGATTTTATGTGATGGAATAATTGTGCCTATATACGAAAATACTGGCATAAAAAAAACACTGGAATTAATTGAGAAATTTCATATTGAATACTTAATAACATCGGATACGAATTTTATCAAGTATTCTGAATATGAGGGAATTATGGAATTAGTAGTGAATGAAAATGGATATAGAGTATTATATACGAAAAGTACAATTGAATATGAAGAGTTATATAATGTTATTTTGATATTGCTAACATCAGGAACCACAAATATTCCTAAAGGAGTAATGTTAACAGCTGATAATATAACAAGTAATATTGAAAGCATAAGCAAATATTTAAATCTAAAACCAAATGAAAGAGTTTTGTTAATCAAGAATTTATGTCATGCATCAAGTATTGTTGGCGAATTTTTAGTGGCATTATTTAATGGATGCTGTTTGGTTTTGACTGTTCAATTGCCACTTGCCAGCAATATATTAAAAACCATAGAACAAGAAAAGATTTCTATATTCTTTGCTGTACCTACAATTTTAAAACAAATGATGGAGTACAAAAAAATTAATGATTATGATTTTACTAATTTGCGCATAATTAATTTTTATGGCTCTAAAATGCCATATCAAGATATATTGAAGCTTATACAGATATTCAAAAATACCAATTTAATTTATTCTTATGGGTTAACAGAAGCATCCCCTAGGGTTACTTATATTGAAAGAGAGGACTTGCTTAATAAATTAGCATCAAGCGGACGACCAATTGACAATGTCAAGGTAAAAATATTTGATTCAGATGGTAAAGAGATAGAATCATATGAAAAAGGCGAAATCATTGTTGAAGGTCCTAACGTTATGTTAGGGTACTATCAGAATGACTTATTAACAAAAAACACCATAAGGAATGGACTTCTACATACCGGTGACTTGGGATATTTAGATGAAGATGGTTATTTATATGTAACAGGAAGAATAGATAATATGATTATAATATCAGGCAAAAATATACAGCCGGAAGAGATCGAAGGAGTGCTTTCCACTTTCCCGGATATTTTAGAAGCTTTGGTAACTGAGAATGAAGAGTCTCAATTAATTGCATATATAGTTACAAAGGACAATAAAAAATTGGAGATAATAGATGTTCTCAAGTATTGCAAAGAAAGATTAGAAGATTACAAAATTCCAAAAGAGATTATCATAATAGAAAAGTTTGAAAAGACTGTAAGTGGAAAAGTTAAACGTGTCAAATATATTTCCAAATAA
- a CDS encoding phosphopantetheine-binding protein, whose product MNEKERALKELIIELAPSFKEEQINHNTNLIEDLMLDSISIMRLVVNLENKFDIELNDSDLVIEKLIIFSELLKLVTDGTM is encoded by the coding sequence ATGAATGAAAAAGAAAGAGCTTTGAAGGAACTTATTATTGAGCTTGCACCAAGTTTTAAGGAGGAGCAGATAAATCATAATACAAATCTTATAGAGGACTTAATGCTGGATTCGATTAGTATTATGAGATTAGTAGTAAATTTGGAAAATAAATTTGATATTGAGTTAAATGATAGTGATTTAGTTATTGAAAAGCTAATTATTTTTTCAGAGCTACTTAAGTTAGTTACAGACGGTACTATGTAG
- a CDS encoding CatA-like O-acetyltransferase — MSKWYRYSTYKRFLSYSYPYLTICSPVNITQIVLYAQTNHISIYGMVTWAVMKAVNSIDAFRLRIQGDKLALYNSVGVSFSALKPDNSYCYTSIVEFDEMLPFLNEFQKAKKVAESDLIINYEDRDDVIYITCVPMARITSVVNPMRLDIQDCIPRICWGKYEAQGDQFLIDVSVQVHHSLADGLHIGALFQNLHEISEEIVK, encoded by the coding sequence ATATCTAAATGGTATAGGTACTCAACATATAAGAGATTTCTTTCATATTCATATCCATATCTAACTATATGTAGTCCAGTTAACATTACTCAGATTGTACTTTATGCTCAAACAAATCATATCTCAATTTACGGAATGGTTACTTGGGCTGTAATGAAAGCAGTTAATAGCATTGATGCATTCAGACTGCGTATACAGGGTGATAAATTAGCTCTTTATAATTCTGTTGGAGTATCTTTTTCTGCACTTAAACCTGATAATTCTTATTGCTATACAAGCATAGTTGAATTTGATGAAATGCTACCGTTTCTTAATGAATTTCAAAAGGCAAAAAAAGTGGCTGAAAGTGATTTAATCATCAATTATGAAGATAGAGATGATGTAATTTATATCACTTGTGTACCTATGGCAAGAATTACATCTGTGGTTAATCCCATGAGACTAGATATTCAAGACTGTATCCCTCGTATCTGCTGGGGAAAATACGAAGCACAAGGGGATCAATTTCTTATTGACGTATCTGTCCAAGTTCACCACTCACTGGCAGACGGGCTGCATATCGGAGCTTTATTTCAAAATCTCCACGAGATTTCTGAGGAAATTGTCAAATGA
- a CDS encoding zinc-ribbon domain-containing protein, with translation MADKTLTCKDCNSEFIFTEGEQAFYKEKGFENEPQRCPDCRAAKKQQRRNNSYNNNKSFGNRW, from the coding sequence ATGGCAGATAAAACATTAACATGCAAAGATTGCAACAGCGAATTTATTTTTACAGAAGGCGAGCAGGCTTTCTACAAAGAAAAGGGATTCGAAAACGAACCGCAGAGATGCCCTGACTGTAGAGCAGCAAAAAAGCAGCAGCGCAGAAATAACAGCTATAACAACAATAAGAGTTTTGGCAACAGGTGGTAA
- a CDS encoding PH domain-containing protein, whose product MENYRRNNFLSVIDSILSSIIKVFVPWLIIILGRYKNRESDFLSPGAMLAIFGTIIVAVIIYFVAKWFKNVYFISERFLVIREGVFVVKSREIPLSKIQTINISQNIKQRVLHIASLKVDTGNSSIGISEVSITVGKAEAELLREQILRLTQNSTEANFVTEYVADSITKEKQKIYTVSNIELIKTGITSNAVFAGIAFIGSIYTFFDDILSTFLDENIRKLENLFGGIEFNTMSVSTLTLTISAIILIFLMFSFTFSVLGTFIKYYGFSAERAGKNIIINYGLLEKKNYILPISKIKAVYIKQNLLRQFCGLKAIYVESIGYGNEKGEEAILYPITGQIKQIDIMKNLLPEFVFEGKLIKVPKRTLGRFIISSLAVPFLLFAILSILFEYGYLSMIIVLVFLFRGILEYKNSAAGIAMNLLCMSSKAFEKTTSIIKVRDIQSTSERTNIFQRKRKIFNFEVSIQSNTFGKTIKVKNLDEALKEEFMGLV is encoded by the coding sequence ATGGAAAACTATAGAAGAAACAACTTTCTTTCGGTTATTGACAGTATTCTCTCCAGTATAATAAAAGTTTTTGTCCCATGGCTCATAATTATTTTAGGACGCTATAAGAATAGGGAGTCTGACTTTCTAAGTCCGGGAGCCATGCTGGCTATCTTTGGCACAATAATTGTTGCCGTTATTATTTATTTTGTTGCTAAATGGTTTAAGAATGTGTACTTCATTAGTGAGAGATTTTTGGTTATAAGAGAAGGTGTTTTTGTTGTGAAAAGCAGGGAAATACCTTTGAGCAAAATACAGACCATAAATATATCCCAGAACATAAAACAGAGAGTATTACACATCGCATCACTGAAAGTTGATACAGGAAACAGCAGTATAGGAATTTCAGAGGTATCAATTACCGTAGGTAAAGCTGAAGCTGAACTCCTAAGAGAGCAGATTCTAAGACTGACACAAAACAGTACGGAAGCAAACTTTGTTACTGAATATGTGGCAGACAGTATCACTAAAGAAAAACAAAAGATCTATACTGTCTCCAATATTGAATTGATAAAAACAGGCATTACTTCAAATGCAGTATTTGCAGGTATAGCTTTTATTGGGTCAATATATACTTTTTTTGATGATATATTATCCACTTTTCTTGATGAGAATATAAGAAAACTGGAAAACTTATTTGGTGGGATAGAATTCAATACTATGTCGGTTTCAACTTTAACCCTGACGATTTCGGCAATAATTTTAATATTTTTGATGTTTTCCTTTACATTTTCTGTATTAGGTACATTTATTAAGTATTACGGTTTTTCTGCTGAAAGGGCAGGGAAGAATATAATAATAAATTACGGGCTTCTTGAGAAGAAAAACTATATATTGCCTATAAGCAAGATAAAGGCAGTGTATATAAAACAGAATCTGTTAAGGCAGTTTTGCGGTTTGAAAGCAATATATGTTGAAAGTATAGGATATGGAAATGAAAAGGGTGAAGAAGCCATATTATATCCTATAACAGGCCAGATAAAGCAAATAGATATTATGAAAAATCTGCTGCCGGAATTTGTATTTGAGGGAAAGCTTATAAAAGTGCCGAAGAGGACTCTTGGAAGATTCATTATATCATCGCTTGCAGTACCGTTTTTATTATTTGCAATTTTGAGTATTCTGTTTGAGTACGGATATTTAAGTATGATAATAGTACTGGTGTTTTTGTTCAGAGGTATTCTTGAATACAAAAATTCGGCAGCCGGTATTGCCATGAATTTGCTTTGTATGAGCAGCAAGGCTTTCGAAAAAACTACATCAATAATTAAAGTAAGGGATATACAATCTACATCGGAGAGAACAAATATCTTTCAGCGTAAAAGGAAGATATTCAATTTTGAGGTATCAATACAAAGCAATACCTTTGGGAAAACAATAAAAGTAAAGAATTTGGATGAGGCCTTAAAGGAAGAGTTTATGGGTTTGGTGTGA
- a CDS encoding PH domain-containing protein — translation MEENYTKIHPSAKKLWVINGVIASIIIMSVCYVIGKFTSYLVLIPGVAISIYITVVHPFFEYRQWAYRISEKHIDFIHGIVFRKRTLIPVSRIQHMDIKQGPLQKKFSLANIAIFTAGQSHEIEAVLYSEAQEIVSSINKRIMKDEEDGKL, via the coding sequence ATGGAGGAGAATTATACAAAAATCCACCCATCAGCAAAAAAGCTGTGGGTTATTAATGGAGTTATTGCTTCAATAATAATTATGAGCGTATGTTATGTTATAGGCAAATTCACAAGCTATCTTGTCCTTATTCCCGGCGTGGCTATAAGTATTTACATTACTGTAGTGCATCCGTTTTTCGAGTACAGGCAGTGGGCCTACAGAATCTCAGAAAAGCATATTGATTTCATTCACGGAATAGTATTCAGGAAGAGGACCCTGATTCCTGTTTCAAGGATTCAGCATATGGATATAAAACAAGGGCCTTTACAGAAAAAATTTTCGCTGGCAAATATAGCGATTTTTACGGCAGGACAGTCTCATGAAATTGAAGCAGTATTATACTCAGAAGCACAGGAAATAGTAAGCAGTATAAATAAGCGTATAATGAAGGACGAAGAGGATGGAAAACTATAG
- a CDS encoding motility protein A has translation MDIATLVGIIFGVVCTIISILLGGSLLAFFDIPSIFIVLGGGIASTLISYRVGEIAKVMKVVANAFQKKDNSPEPIITLIVELANKSRREGLLALEADLERIDDDFIKQSIQLVVDGIEADLVREYMELEIENMRARHAKGQSLFKTMGTLFPAWGMIGTLIGLINLLKALDDPSKIGPAMAVALITTFYGSVLANFVCNPIAGKLKLKSDEEVKQREMIIEGIMSIQAGENPKIIESKLKLFLAPDRRKIYSSSIEAPSNNQVASN, from the coding sequence ATGGATATAGCTACACTTGTAGGAATTATCTTCGGAGTTGTTTGTACAATAATTTCCATTCTTCTTGGAGGAAGCCTCCTTGCATTCTTTGATATTCCATCTATTTTTATAGTTCTTGGTGGCGGTATAGCTTCTACGCTTATCAGTTATAGAGTAGGCGAAATAGCAAAAGTCATGAAAGTGGTAGCAAATGCCTTTCAAAAAAAAGATAATTCTCCGGAACCAATAATAACACTTATAGTTGAGCTTGCAAACAAGTCAAGGCGTGAAGGTCTGCTTGCTCTGGAAGCTGATTTGGAAAGAATTGACGATGACTTTATCAAGCAATCCATTCAGCTGGTAGTTGACGGTATTGAGGCTGACCTGGTAAGAGAATATATGGAACTGGAAATTGAAAACATGCGTGCGCGCCATGCCAAAGGCCAATCCCTGTTTAAAACCATGGGAACTCTTTTTCCGGCTTGGGGTATGATAGGTACTCTGATAGGCCTTATAAATCTGTTAAAAGCTCTTGACGATCCCTCAAAAATAGGACCTGCAATGGCCGTTGCACTTATTACAACCTTCTACGGCAGTGTGCTGGCAAACTTTGTTTGCAATCCGATTGCAGGTAAACTCAAACTTAAGAGTGATGAAGAGGTTAAGCAGCGAGAGATGATTATAGAAGGAATTATGTCAATTCAAGCAGGCGAAAATCCAAAAATAATCGAATCAAAGCTAAAGCTGTTTTTGGCCCCTGATAGAAGAAAAATCTACTCATCAAGTATTGAAGCTCCCAGCAATAACCAGGTCGCAAGTAATTAA